Genomic segment of uncultured Desulfobacter sp.:
CCCGGCTAAGCTGACGACTCAACAGAGCAATGCAGGCTTTGAGTTCGTCCTGATCATTGGTATCTGTGGCAAATTCATGGTCAACAACCAGATCCAGTGTCTGTCCGGACGCCGGATTTGAAGTCGAAACGCACGAACCCACAGGATTGGTGTCTATCCCTTGAATCATCTGATGAATGAGATACGCCCTGTCCGCAAAGGGGATGGCCAGCTGGGCCGGGGTCAGCTGCCGCAGATGAAACACCGTTTCAAGATTGAACCGGGCGGCAGCCCGGGCTTCACCGCGACTGATGCCGGGCAACAGCTTCAGGGGAAAGGGCGCAAGGAAATCAGCCTCTTCTCCGGGCCCCACAATGTACTCCCCCAGGGGCTTGACCAGCCGGGTGGCAGCCTTGGCCACCAATTTATTGGTGGCAAGGGACCAGACAGGGTCTAATCCCATCTGTTTTTTGACAGCTTTTTTCAACCGGAAGGCCACATCAGGGCCCGGGCCGTACATTCTTGTCGTGCCGGTGATATCCAAAAAAAGATGGCCGTCTCCCATGCCGGATTCCACGGCCGGGGTCACTGCCAGGCCCAGCCGGGTGATCTCTTTCATGGCTTTTGCATACCGGTCAAAACGAGGCGGCAGAACCTGGATGCGCCGGCGCCGGGACAATACCTGTGACAGGGGCATACTTTTTCGAACGCCCTCCCGGAAGGCCGGTTCATTCATGTCATACACCACAGCCCGGGGAGCGCCCAATGGCGCAATCACCACGGGACGGTCTTGTAAAGCGACAGATGACATGGTCTCCAGCCGGGCGGCAAAATCCGCAATGTTCAGATGGATGATGGCCCGGGGCCTCATGACTGATGACCGAGAATATTGATTAGCCGCCGGCAGTTATTGGGTGCCTGACCTCTGACATGATTATTGAAAAACACAGCGCCCGTATCTGCGGCAGGGGCAAGGGTTTTAGAAATGATGTCGGCAAGACTTTTAAGTTCGGTCTCGCTGTAATTGTAGTCAAATTGTTTCTGCATATTGCCGGATCGCCATCCCTGGCTGTTCCTGCCGTGCAGCCGCAGGTAAAAAAGCCGGGGATTGGTCACAATATCCAGCCGGGGGAACAGACTGGGCAGATCCGGCCCGTCCACGGTCACCAGGGTGACTCCCCGCCGTTCAAACTCATAAAACACCTTGTCATGGATCCAGGAAGGATGCCGGAATTCAACGGCCACAGGCAACCCCGAAAGCTCATCCAGCAAGGCGGCCAGGTAAATACGCCGTTCCGGGGTGCGCATAAAATAAGGCGGTAGCTGTACCAGTATGCACAAAAGAGAGCCCGCAGCTTCCAAAGGGGCGATGCCCTGGCGAAACATCAGCACATCCCGGAGCCATCCGGTTTTATCCACTTCATGGGTCATGGTCCGGGTGAGTTTGACGCTGAATTTGAACCCGTCGGGCACCTGGGCAACCATCCGTTCCAGGGACCGGGCCTTGGGCATCTGATACCAGGTATAGTTAAGTTCCGTGGCCTTAAACAGCCGGGCATAGGCCGGCAGCATACCGGCCGCATGGGTGCCGGCCGGATAGACGCCTGCATCCACCCACTCCGCATAGGAGTAGCCGCTGGTACCGGCACACAGCATCTCCACCGGATTATTCCCCCTCCATGGCCTGGGCGGGACGGACAATACCGATCACCTTGCCCTGGATCATGATATCATCAAACCCATAGGTCTGGGGTTTAAACGCCGGATTTTCCGGGCGCAGTTCAATGTGGTCGGCATGCAGAAAAAACCGTTTGACCGTGGCTTCCTCTCCGTTGATCAGGGCCACCACAATCTCCCGGTCCACGGCATACTGACGGGGCCTGCTGATGGCAATGTCCCGATGAAGGATACCCGCGCCCGTCATGGATTGCCCCTGAACCTTCAGGGCAAACAGATTGTCGCCGGGATACAGGGTGTCGTCCACCACCAGGCTGCCGTCCCACTCCTGGGTGGCATAGATGGGAAGCCCGGCGGTGATCTGTCCTACAATGGGGATAATTTTTTTACGATGATCCGCCTGGGCGGCACCGCTTTTATCCAGGACAACAATGTCCCTGCTGTACCGGCCCATTCTGCGGATATACCCTTTTGTTTCAAGAAGTTTCAGGGTCTGCGCCACAGCCGCATGGCTGATGGCAAGGCGTTTTGCCATCTCTCTGAGGCTTGGCGTTTCTCCGGATTGCCCCAATGAAGATCTCAAATAGCCCATCACTTTTTCTTGTTTTTCTGTAAGCTTTGGCCTCATTTTTGCTGTAATCTTTTTCCGTTGTTTTTTAAATCAATATGGCAAATGTCACATTCAATGTCAATGCCAATGTAAAGCTTATTGTGAATGTATGCAAAAATGTATATGAAAAAGTTAAATATTGACAAACCAGAATTCAATGGGCTACAGAAAATAATACCCATGGGACAATTTGTATGATGCTATTTAAAGCATTTTTAAGATGTTAACCTTAATGGATTTGCGATGGCTCAATTAGAACTTAAAGAAATCAGTGTACGGTTTGGCGGGCTCCTTGCTCTGTCCAAATTGAGTTTTACCATCGGCAACGGCCGGGTTGTCGGGCTCATTGGACCCAACGGCGCAGGAAAAACAACGGTTTTCAATGTGCTGACCGGTGTGTATCAGGCCTCCGAGGGCGACGTGATATTTAACGGCAAAAGCATCAAGGGCAAACGCCCCTATGTTATCTTTGAAAAAGGGATTGCCAGAACATTTCAAAATATCCGTCTGTTTTCAGCCATGACGGCCGTTGAAAACGCCATGGTAGCCCGCCACTGCAGAACCGGAAAAGGGATTATCGGCGCCCTCCTGCATACCCCCTCCCAGAAACGGGAAGAGGCCTGGATCAGGGAAAAAGCAATGGAGGCGCTCAAATTCATGGGTGTGGATAAATATGCAGACACAGTGGCGTCCAATCTGCCCTATGGCCTCCAGCGGCGTCTGGAAATTGCCAGGGCCATTGCATCCGAACCCCAGGTGCTGCTTTTGGACGAACCCGCCGCCGGCATGAACCCCAGCGAGTCCGCAGAATTGATGCATGATATTGCCCGCATGAAAGACCTTGGCATTGATGTGCTTTTGGTGGAACACGACATGAAAGTGGTCATGGGCGTGTGTGACCATATTGTTTGTGTTGACCATGGCGTGAAAATCGCCGAAGGCTCCCCTTCTGAGATCCAGAATGACCCCAATGTAATAGAGGCATATCTTGGTCAGCCTGCCAACCAATAAACAGCCATGGATGAACCTGGCCGACCAACTTGACCGGACCAGTCCCCGGGTTCCCCCCAACGAATATTAAAACAAGATTAAAATCATATTAAAATAAAAATATAGGCGGAAAATACACAGACGTTTTTATAAAAAAAAGCAGCCCCGGGCCGACCTGGTTTTCACCGGCGTTCAGCCCACAACGAAAGTCATAAAACCTGTGGAGGTTAAGACTTTCATATAAAATTTTTTAGGAGGAAAAATGAAAAGAGTTATTTCCACTTTAGCTTTAGGCCTGTTCCTGGTTGCCTGCCTTGCGGGCGCGGCGTATGCAAAAACCTTGAAAATCGGTTCCATGAGCCCGTTGACAGGCCCCTATGCCTCTGACGGTACTGACATCAAAAACGGCGCACTCACAGCCATTGAGGTGATGATGGAACAAGGCGGAATTCCAGGATACGACAAGATTGAACTGGTACCCCAGGATACCGCATGCGACCCCCGCCAGGCGGTTGCGGCGGCCAACAAGCTGATAAACGAAGAAGTTACCGGCGTTGTAGGCGCCTATTGTTCTTCGTCCACCATCCCGGCATCTGAAACCCTGGATGAGGAAGAGATTATCATGATCACGCCGGCTTCCACCAATGAGATGGTTACAGACCGCGGGCTTCCCTATATGTTCCGTATGGCCGGACGCGATGATGACCAGGCTCCGGCAGCAGCACGTTTCATCAAAGAAGAACTCAAAGCCAAAACCCTTTTCATTGTTGATGATAAAACCACATATTCTCAGGGCCTTGCAGACAGCGTCGGCAAATCCGCCACAGAGATGGGCGTCGAGGTTGTGGCCCATGAGCATGTAAACCAGGGGGACAAAGACTTTTCCGCCATCCTGACACTTGCTAAAAAATCAAACGCCGACGTGTTCTATATGTCTTTACAGGGATTTTCTCCGGCTGCAATGATGACCCTGCAGGCCAAACGTCTGGGGCTGCAATCCCAGATCGTTACCAATGATGCCGTTTTCCAGCCCCGGTACATGGAAGTGGCCAAGGACGCAGCCGAAGGCGTTTTCCTCACCTATGGATACACCGACCCGGAAACACCTGAATACAAAGCATTTTCAGACCGCTATATTCCCAAGTACGGAGAAATCGCCGCCTATGCCACCTACGCATTTGACTGTGCCATGGTTTATATGAAAGCGGTCAAGGCTGCGGGCACCACAGATGCCGCCAAAGTAAAAGCTGAAATGATGAAACTGGATTACCAGGGCGTCTCCAAGCACATAAAATTCAACAAGAAGGGCGATTCAGGATCTTCCTACATTGCCTTTAAGGTGGTAGACGGCAAATTTGTTCCCTTCTGGGACCCCGCCAAAGGCGAAATCAAATAACATCAATACAGAGACTTAGCATACAGCCGGTCTTACAGACCATCGGGTTGCAGGACCGGCTTACCTGTTTTCACACACAAGCCACAAGAAAAAATTAAAGCATGGAATATTTTATTCAGCAGTTGATTAACGGTTTGACCCTGGGCGGGATGTACGCCTTGATAGCATTGGGTTACACCATGGTTTACGGTGTCATCCAGCTTATCAACTTTGCCCATGGTGAATTTTTCGCCGCCGGCGGCTACATCGGGGCCATTGTCCTGGCGTATCTGGCGGGCTCAGGATACATGGATGCCCATCCGGTCCTGTGCCTGGCCATTGCCTTTGCCGTGGCCATGGTTTACACCGCCTACCTGGCCATCGGCGTGGAAAAGATCGCCTACAAACCGTTGAGAAAGGCGTCCCGTCTCTCTGTTCTGCTTTCGGCCCTGGGCATGTCCATTTTTCTGTCCAACGGCATGATGCTCACCCGGGGGGTGTATGATGCGGTCTATCCGTCCGAACTCTTCCAGGGTGGAATGAGTTTTGGCTCGGTGACGGTTTCATACCTCCAGATTACCATCGTCTGCCTGACAGCGGTCCTGCTCATCGGGCTGAACCTGCTTGTTTTCAAGACCAAAATCGGCATGGCCATGCGGGCAACGGCCCAGGACAAGACCATGTCCGCCCTGGTGGCCATCGGGTCCAACAAAATCATCTCTTTGACCTTTGCCATCGGTGCCGGACTGGCCGCCGCCGCCGGTATCATGTACGGGCTCTATTACGGGTCCGTCAAATATGACATGGGGTTTGTGCCCGGCATCAAGGCCTTTTCCGCAGCGGTTCTCGGCGGTATCGGCAATATCACCGGCGCCATGATCGGCGGTCTTATCATCGGCCTGGTGGAAATTTTCGGTGCAGGCTACCTCTCCGGTGAGTACAAGGACGTGTATGCCTTTATCATCCTGATCGGGGTACTTTATTTTAAACCTACTGGAATTATGGGCGAGAATATCGATGATACAAGAGTTTAAAAAAGTATTAAAACCCTATGTCCTGGGCATGCTGTGGCTGCTGGGATTGCTGTGGCCCATGCTGGGCATCCATCCGGACGGCACCCTCTCCTTTCACCAGACCTTTACGGTGTGGGGATATATTGCCGCAGGGTCACTGGTCTGCATTATTGCTTATCTGGTCCATGTCAGCGGCACCGCCTCTTTTATCAGCACACCTGTAACCCGGGCGATCCAGGGATTTAAGAAAAATGCCACAGCCCTGCCGACAGGGGCCTGGCTGGCGGCATTACTGATTTTTGCCCTGGCCTATCCCCAGTTTGCTGGACGTTACGGCACGGACGTGGCCATCAGTGTGTTGTTTTACATCTGCCTGGGCCTGGGGCTGAACATCGTGGTGGGCCTGGCCGGCATGCTGGACCTTGGCTATATTGCGTTTTACGGTGTGGGTGCTTACACCTATGCGCTTTTAAACACAACATACGGCCTGGCCTTCTGGGTCTGCCTGCCCTTTGCTGCGGTGTTTGCCGCCATTGCCGGCTGCATTGTGGGATATCCGACACTGAGAATGCGCGGCGACTACCTGGCCATTGTGACCCTGGGGTTTGGTGAAATCATCCGGCTGATTCTCAATAACTGGATGGAACTGACCAACGGCCCCAACGGTATCCTCGGCCTTGACCGCATCGCTTGGTTCCGGTTCCTTTTTGAAGACGGCATCAGCTTTGAAACCATCTGGGTGAAAAAACTTCAGCTGTTTTACTATTTTGCCCTGGGGCTTGCCATTGTGGTCATCATTGTGGTGCACCGGCTCAATTTTTCCCGGGTGGGCCGGGCCTGGGAATCCATCCGTGAAGATGAGACCGCCGCAGAACTCATGGGCGTCAACACCTTTTTATACAAACTCATGGCCTACGGCATGGGCGCTTTTCTGGCAGGGCTTGCCGGTGCGTTCTTTGCAGCCCGCATGAAGTTTGTATCCCCGGAAAGTTTCACCTTCCTCGAATCGGCCATGGTGCTGTGCATGGTGGTTCTGGGCGGCATGGGGTCCATTCCGGGCGTTATTCTGGGCGTCATTGCCCTGATCGCACTGCCCGAGGCCTTCCGTGAGTTTGAAGCCTACCGCATGCTGATTTTCGGTTTAACCATGATCCTGATGATGCTGTTCCGCCCGGCCGGATTAATCCCCGCCAAGCGCATGGGCCAGCGCTCTGAAGAAAAGGAGGGCTAAGCCCATGGGTGAACAGCCAATACTTGAAATGAAAAATGTCCATTCCGGGTATGGATCCATCAAAGCCCTGAAGGGCGTATCCATGAAAGTGATGCCCGGTGAAATCGTGGCCATGATCGGTGCCAACGGTGCCGGTAAATCCACAACATTGATGACCATCTGCGGAATTATTAAAGCCACTGCCGGTGAAATCTGGTATGACGGCAAAAAAATCAATAAGCTGAATCCGGAAAAACTGCCCACTATGGGGCTATGCCAGGTACCCGAAGGGCGCCGAATATTTCCGAGACTGTCAGTGGAAGAGAATCTGATTCTTGGTGCATTTCACAGAAAAGACAAAGAACAGATCAAAAAAGACATTGATTACTCCTATAATCTTTTTCCGCGACTGGGAGAACGGCGCAGACAGGAAGGCGGAACCCTGTCCGGCGGCGAGCAGCAGATGCTGGCCATTGCCAGGGCCTTGATGACAAAACCCAAGGTGCTGCTTCTGGATGAACCCTCCCTGGGGCTTGCCCCCATCATTATCCAGCAGATTTTTGATATCATTAAAGACATAAATAAAAAAGACGGAACCACCATCCTGGTGGTCGAGCAGAACGCCAATCTGGCCCTGCAGTCCGCCACCCGGGGATATGTCATGGAAACCGGAGAAATCACCCTTGAGGACAAGGCATCCGCCCTGCTTGAAAATCCCAAAATCCGGGAGGCCTATCTGGGCGAATAACGTTTAAGGTGATTTAAAAAATCACGGCATTTAAAATAAAACAGCCTGGGGGATAAAAGCTTATCCCCCAGGCTGTTTTTGTCTGTATTTTTACGCAGGCAAAATCCTATTTAAAAGCAGAAACTAAGTGTTTGGACGAAAAGTTGCCCAGATGCAAGGCGCAAGCAAAGCTGAAACCGGAGCGTACGTAGTACGTGAGGCCCGATCTTATAATTGGGCAGCTTTGTGAAGCAACGCCGCAGGTGGGTGACTTTCCGTTCAAACATTATTGAAATAGCTTAACGTCAAATTTCTGCCCACCTATAGAGGCCTCATACATCAGCCCCCCCTTGGCATGGATAAATACGGCCATACCTTTAAAATATCCTGTTTTTGCCTGGGCCCCCGTGGCAGGGCCTGCACTGGCGCCGGCGGTGCCGCCATCACTGCCCACTTTAGCCTGGACCCCGGCAGTCACCACGACAGCTGAAAGCGAGGCATCAAATTCAAATGATCCGCGGGTAAATTCATCATAGGCCCGTTTATCCTGGAAAAAAATAATCTCTGAAAACGCCTGACCGCCCAGCTGAAACCCGACGGAAATTTTGGTAATGGTGGCCGTACCGGTGATCAGACCGGCCTGGTAAACCCGGCCCTGGCCGTAGGCACCGCCGACAATGACGATGCCGCCCTTGCCCACGGTGGGAAATACCGCATAACCATAGCAGGTTTCAAAAAAAGGCTGAACCGCCTCTGCCTTCTTAAACACATTGATCGCGCTGGTGCATGAATCCGCAGCAAACGCCGGAACTGTACAAAAAAGAGCGAAAAGACCTGTCAGTAGAACAATAAAACGTTTTGTGGATTTCATTTGTGACTCTCCTTTAAAAATTCAGGTAGTATATACAGCATACTCTATCAGGAGTGACAGGCATTGCAGCTGGTAGGTCCGGATTTTGTCCCGGCTTTATGTTGTGCCCGATGACAGGCAAGACAGGTTTTATTCATCACTTGTTTCGCTTTAAGGACGCCGGTCCTTTTTGCCTCATCCAAAGCGCCCGATTTTTTTTCGAAATCCTTATGACAAACGGCGCAATCTTTGACAACGATTTGGTGAAGTTGATGCTTAAAGAGGACAGGGCCTTTACTGCCGCCGTTCAGGGTCATTTCAGGGCGGCCGGTATTCTGGGCCATTACACTGGAAACAGAAATTAACGACAGCCCTGCAACGATACTGCAGGCGACAAAGCAGATAGTGAGTACTTTTTTGTTCATTTTTTATCCTTTTTTTAATGTTACTGAACAAGAAACTCGAAAAGAACTGACCAAATTATTATCACAGATGTTTGGGAAAAAACAAGAAAAGGTCACCTCATGGACGTTTTGAGAATTTCTGAATCTTGACTTCACCGTTTGTTTTAAATAGTGTCGGAGCAAAAACTAAAGAACTTTCAAGGAGGGGACATGAAAAAAACAGGAATAGCAACTCTGGCAATCGTGATCCTGCTGGCCTGGGCGTCTTTGGGAACGGCAGGCCCTAAAACCATCAAACTGGCACTGGTCACCAAACCCGAATCGGCCCAGTATATTGCCGCCCAGAAGTTTAAATCACTGATTGAAGAGAAGGCCGGCGATGCCTGGGAAGTCAAAGTGTACCACTCCGCATCCGTGGGCAATGAAACCGAAATCCTCCAGCAGATCCAGATGGGCACGATCCAGATGGGCGTTATCACGGGCGGACCCTTTGACACCTTTGATCCCATTGTCAGGGTGATCAACTATCCTTTTATATTTAAGGATCATGCCCAGGCCGATAAAATCCTGGACGGCCCCTTGGGGCAGCAGATATTAAAAAGCCTTGAAACCTCCGGATTTAAAGGGATCTGCTTTTCCGAAAACGGATTCAGAAATCTAACCAACAACAAAAGAGCCGTCAACACCCCCGAAGATATCAAGGGCCTGAAAATCAGGGTCATGTCCTCTGCACTGCACAAGGCCGTCTGGCAGGCCCTCGGCGCCAACCCGACACCCATGCCCTGGCCCATATATACGGAACTGGAACAAGGCGTCATTGACGGACAGGAAAACCCCTTGTGGGTCATGGAAGTCTATAAATTTTATGAAATCCAGAAATATATGACCCTGACCCGCCATGTCTACTCCCCCCATATTGATGTGGCCAACCTTGCCTGGTTTAACAGCCTCTCCGCCAAGGACCAAGATCTGATAACCTCGTGCATGATTGAAGCGGCAAAATTCCAGCGCGCGGATAACCGCAACAAGAACGCGGCCCGCTTGGCCCTGCTCCGGGAAAAGGGTATGCAGATCAATGAACATCCGGATATTGATGCGTTCCGGCAGAAGGTTGCGGGGCTGAAAGATATGGATATGTATGCCGACAGCCGGGTGCAGGCGTTATTGAATCAAATGCTCAATGCCGTTGAATAGTGTTTGTCCAAACACGGACGCCGATCCTAATACTAAATAACCACATGAATTTTTTGATACATTTAAGCCGACGACTGAATGATTTCATTCAATATCTGGTCAGCATCCTGGGTATTATCATGACCATGATTGTTGCATCCCAGGTGTTTTCCAGGTATGTGCTGAATCATTCGCTGTTCTGGTCCGAGGAGCTGGCCCGTTTCATTCTGGTCTGGCTGACGTTTTTCGGCGCTACGGTGGCCTATTATCATGGACTTCATCCGGGTGTTGACACGGTTTTCAAACGCCTGCCGGAAAATCTTCAACAGACGGCAAAACTGATCTCCTGCCTGGCGGGTATAGCACTGTTTGTGGTGATGGTCGTCTGGGGCGCAAAATTTGCCTGGTTTGTAAAACTCCAGATCACCCCGGCCCTGAACCTCCCCAAATGGATTGTCATAGCCGTGGTACCGGTGTGCGGCATCATCTTTTTAATTCACGCCCTGGCAGGGTTTTGCAACGCGTGTGCAGATCGAAGCGATTCCCATGATCACTGAAATCCTCATCCTGTCCCTGTTTTTTTTGTTTGTGATCAACACCCCCATTGCCATTGCCATTGGTACAGCTTCTCTGGCGGCCATTGCGGTGCAGGGAGATTTTTCCCTTATGGTGGTGATCCAGCGGATGGTGGCAGGTACAGACTCTTTTCATCTCATGGCGGTGCCGCTGTTTATGTATGCCGGCACCATCATGGAAAAGGGCGGGATGTCCCAGCGGCTCATTGATTTTGCCAATGCGCTGACCGGCTGGCTGCCCGGCGGACTGGCGGCGGTGTCCATCGTTTCGGCCATGTTTTTTGCCGGCATTTCCGGTTCGGCGGCTGCCGATGCGGCTGCCGTGGGCGCCATCCTGATTCCGGCCATGAAACGTTCGGGGTACCCTTCGGATTTTTCGGCTGCGGTCCAGGCCGCGGGCGGGTCGCTTGGCGTGGTGATTCCGCCTTCCATACCCATGATCATTTTC
This window contains:
- a CDS encoding DUF72 domain-containing protein is translated as MLCAGTSGYSYAEWVDAGVYPAGTHAAGMLPAYARLFKATELNYTWYQMPKARSLERMVAQVPDGFKFSVKLTRTMTHEVDKTGWLRDVLMFRQGIAPLEAAGSLLCILVQLPPYFMRTPERRIYLAALLDELSGLPVAVEFRHPSWIHDKVFYEFERRGVTLVTVDGPDLPSLFPRLDIVTNPRLFYLRLHGRNSQGWRSGNMQKQFDYNYSETELKSLADIISKTLAPAADTGAVFFNNHVRGQAPNNCRRLINILGHQS
- the lexA gene encoding transcriptional repressor LexA, which translates into the protein MGYLRSSLGQSGETPSLREMAKRLAISHAAVAQTLKLLETKGYIRRMGRYSRDIVVLDKSGAAQADHRKKIIPIVGQITAGLPIYATQEWDGSLVVDDTLYPGDNLFALKVQGQSMTGAGILHRDIAISRPRQYAVDREIVVALINGEEATVKRFFLHADHIELRPENPAFKPQTYGFDDIMIQGKVIGIVRPAQAMEGE
- a CDS encoding ABC transporter ATP-binding protein codes for the protein MAQLELKEISVRFGGLLALSKLSFTIGNGRVVGLIGPNGAGKTTVFNVLTGVYQASEGDVIFNGKSIKGKRPYVIFEKGIARTFQNIRLFSAMTAVENAMVARHCRTGKGIIGALLHTPSQKREEAWIREKAMEALKFMGVDKYADTVASNLPYGLQRRLEIARAIASEPQVLLLDEPAAGMNPSESAELMHDIARMKDLGIDVLLVEHDMKVVMGVCDHIVCVDHGVKIAEGSPSEIQNDPNVIEAYLGQPANQ
- a CDS encoding branched-chain amino acid ABC transporter substrate-binding protein is translated as MKRVISTLALGLFLVACLAGAAYAKTLKIGSMSPLTGPYASDGTDIKNGALTAIEVMMEQGGIPGYDKIELVPQDTACDPRQAVAAANKLINEEVTGVVGAYCSSSTIPASETLDEEEIIMITPASTNEMVTDRGLPYMFRMAGRDDDQAPAAARFIKEELKAKTLFIVDDKTTYSQGLADSVGKSATEMGVEVVAHEHVNQGDKDFSAILTLAKKSNADVFYMSLQGFSPAAMMTLQAKRLGLQSQIVTNDAVFQPRYMEVAKDAAEGVFLTYGYTDPETPEYKAFSDRYIPKYGEIAAYATYAFDCAMVYMKAVKAAGTTDAAKVKAEMMKLDYQGVSKHIKFNKKGDSGSSYIAFKVVDGKFVPFWDPAKGEIK
- a CDS encoding branched-chain amino acid ABC transporter permease, giving the protein MEYFIQQLINGLTLGGMYALIALGYTMVYGVIQLINFAHGEFFAAGGYIGAIVLAYLAGSGYMDAHPVLCLAIAFAVAMVYTAYLAIGVEKIAYKPLRKASRLSVLLSALGMSIFLSNGMMLTRGVYDAVYPSELFQGGMSFGSVTVSYLQITIVCLTAVLLIGLNLLVFKTKIGMAMRATAQDKTMSALVAIGSNKIISLTFAIGAGLAAAAGIMYGLYYGSVKYDMGFVPGIKAFSAAVLGGIGNITGAMIGGLIIGLVEIFGAGYLSGEYKDVYAFIILIGVLYFKPTGIMGENIDDTRV
- the livM gene encoding high-affinity branched-chain amino acid ABC transporter permease LivM, with protein sequence MIQEFKKVLKPYVLGMLWLLGLLWPMLGIHPDGTLSFHQTFTVWGYIAAGSLVCIIAYLVHVSGTASFISTPVTRAIQGFKKNATALPTGAWLAALLIFALAYPQFAGRYGTDVAISVLFYICLGLGLNIVVGLAGMLDLGYIAFYGVGAYTYALLNTTYGLAFWVCLPFAAVFAAIAGCIVGYPTLRMRGDYLAIVTLGFGEIIRLILNNWMELTNGPNGILGLDRIAWFRFLFEDGISFETIWVKKLQLFYYFALGLAIVVIIVVHRLNFSRVGRAWESIREDETAAELMGVNTFLYKLMAYGMGAFLAGLAGAFFAARMKFVSPESFTFLESAMVLCMVVLGGMGSIPGVILGVIALIALPEAFREFEAYRMLIFGLTMILMMLFRPAGLIPAKRMGQRSEEKEG
- a CDS encoding ABC transporter ATP-binding protein, with translation MLEMKNVHSGYGSIKALKGVSMKVMPGEIVAMIGANGAGKSTTLMTICGIIKATAGEIWYDGKKINKLNPEKLPTMGLCQVPEGRRIFPRLSVEENLILGAFHRKDKEQIKKDIDYSYNLFPRLGERRRQEGGTLSGGEQQMLAIARALMTKPKVLLLDEPSLGLAPIIIQQIFDIIKDINKKDGTTILVVEQNANLALQSATRGYVMETGEITLEDKASALLENPKIREAYLGE
- a CDS encoding cytochrome c3 family protein, giving the protein MNKKVLTICFVACSIVAGLSLISVSSVMAQNTGRPEMTLNGGSKGPVLFKHQLHQIVVKDCAVCHKDFEKKSGALDEAKRTGVLKAKQVMNKTCLACHRAQHKAGTKSGPTSCNACHS
- a CDS encoding TRAP transporter substrate-binding protein; the protein is MKKTGIATLAIVILLAWASLGTAGPKTIKLALVTKPESAQYIAAQKFKSLIEEKAGDAWEVKVYHSASVGNETEILQQIQMGTIQMGVITGGPFDTFDPIVRVINYPFIFKDHAQADKILDGPLGQQILKSLETSGFKGICFSENGFRNLTNNKRAVNTPEDIKGLKIRVMSSALHKAVWQALGANPTPMPWPIYTELEQGVIDGQENPLWVMEVYKFYEIQKYMTLTRHVYSPHIDVANLAWFNSLSAKDQDLITSCMIEAAKFQRADNRNKNAARLALLREKGMQINEHPDIDAFRQKVAGLKDMDMYADSRVQALLNQMLNAVE
- a CDS encoding TRAP transporter small permease, giving the protein MNFLIHLSRRLNDFIQYLVSILGIIMTMIVASQVFSRYVLNHSLFWSEELARFILVWLTFFGATVAYYHGLHPGVDTVFKRLPENLQQTAKLISCLAGIALFVVMVVWGAKFAWFVKLQITPALNLPKWIVIAVVPVCGIIFLIHALAGFCNACADRSDSHDH